The following proteins are encoded in a genomic region of Capillibacterium thermochitinicola:
- a CDS encoding vitamin B12 dependent-methionine synthase activation domain-containing protein produces MEIPPGEVLRYLGYRNQRIDPAMMSLIEECRAETKVLMRPGVVYRIYPLEKHGDQIRLLTTTLHLQSSDLGRHLRRADRCAVLAATLGLAVDQKIAAYARLDLTRAIVMDACATAAIEAVCDQVQEQLRAKVAPEGYRLTPRYSPGYGDLSIVHQKAILETLQAYTRIGLTVNEDHILLPRKSVTAFIGLEKTEMDAPDKLEEAKTVDAPDKCHCCPDKTCQYRKGGDGD; encoded by the coding sequence ATGGAGATCCCGCCGGGAGAAGTATTGAGGTACCTGGGTTACCGGAACCAAAGGATCGATCCGGCCATGATGAGTTTAATCGAGGAATGCCGGGCGGAAACAAAAGTGTTGATGCGGCCGGGCGTCGTCTACCGGATCTACCCCCTGGAAAAGCACGGGGACCAGATCCGGCTGCTGACGACCACTTTACACCTGCAAAGCAGCGACCTCGGCAGGCATCTGCGGCGGGCGGACCGCTGCGCCGTCCTCGCCGCCACCCTCGGGCTGGCGGTTGACCAAAAAATCGCGGCTTACGCACGCTTAGATCTAACCAGAGCAATCGTCATGGACGCTTGCGCCACCGCCGCCATCGAAGCCGTCTGCGACCAAGTGCAGGAACAGCTAAGGGCAAAGGTGGCCCCGGAAGGTTACCGCCTTACTCCGCGCTACAGTCCCGGTTACGGTGACTTGTCCATCGTACACCAAAAGGCTATCCTGGAGACGCTCCAGGCTTACACCCGGATCGGCCTCACCGTTAACGAAGACCATATTCTACTCCCCCGCAAATCGGTGACGGCCTTCATCGGCCTGGAGAAAACGGAAATGGACGCGCCCGATAAGCTAGAGGAAGCAAAAACAGTGGACGCCCCCGACAAGTGCCACTGTTGTCCGGATAAAACTTGTCAGTACAGAAAAGGTGGGGATGGAGATTGA